CAGCTGCCCATGAACGCtggtcttcctcctcctccaggccATGGACACTTGGGCTCAGAGGGCCTCCCAGGGCCTCCCTTACGGCCAGAGCCTGCAGAGGGCACTCCACGGCCTCCGCCAATGGGAAATGCCGGAGCTGCGGGTCCCTGACAAGCTGTTCTTGAAAAGGTAAAGGAGGAAGCAGGAGGTGGTTCTccccattctgcagatgaggaaactgaggcttagaaaaggAGCCgcccctgggggagggggggcggtCAGCGAGCGGCCAGGACAGGGCGTGGAGTCGCCGCCCCCCAGGCCCACGGCCCATCCAGGCCCAGCTCATGGTCTGGCCCATCCTTCTCTGTCCCTTACAGCGATGGCCGGCTCCGATACACACTGAACAAGGACCACGTGAAGGTGGACATTCCTCTGCCTTTTGGGGGGAAATCCCTGGAGCAGCTGCAGCTGAGCCGTGTGATTCGCACCCCGGCCCTGGACCTCCAGGCCATAGGACTCCGCTGGCCCGAGAGGGAGTTCAGGCTCCCCGCACTGAGCGTCCCCGAGTCCTACCCCCTGCGGGTGCCCCTGCTGGGCGTCCTCGACTTCTCCACCAACATCTACAGCAACCTCTA
This genomic window from Gracilinanus agilis isolate LMUSP501 unplaced genomic scaffold, AgileGrace unplaced_scaffold55702, whole genome shotgun sequence contains:
- the LOC123256053 gene encoding apolipoprotein B-100-like, with product MELEWNTGTITDTGTLAAHLPLDVAGYRESLRRASWDLLERKVAHTDMSFRHMGSKLVEAMDTWAQRASQGLPYGQSLQRALHGLRQWEMPELRVPDKLFLKSDGRLRYTLNKDHVKVDIPLPFGGKSLEQLQLSRVIRTPALDLQAIGLRWPEREFRLPALSVPESYPLRVPLLGVLDFSTNIYSNLYNWSASYTGGNTTSASAEHVSMQSRYHVKADSALSLFSYSLQ